One segment of Chloroflexota bacterium DNA contains the following:
- a CDS encoding DNRLRE domain-containing protein, with protein MKRVIRLLLVGVFIAALLVGYLLPATPVSAVPPLPCKFYGTVKQGGSNVPPGTEVSAWIAGVQYATTYAFSYAGETWYNLDVPGDDPDTPGIKEGGVAGDIVSFKVGDVWADQTGVWQTGGNVNLNLTIQEPTPTPTVTGTPPTATPTNTPTNTPTATNTRTATPTASNTPTRTPTPFGTPTPTPPPVKVRLQRSASGFPLVWDSYIVEDDPDANFGPDPNRHFKIKPGLPSKKGLIKFDLSGLPSGITVVKARLGLFYLTRYGVPGNFTLSAYRLNRDWIEDQVTWNRATSAGDGFWEIPGAAGVPSDVEGAPSGSVTIGDTDNVRYEMDITALVQGWVSGIPNHGVLLVGSGPTADVRIYTSEEPNVNYRPYLDIWYVYGAPTSTPTATPAGPSPTPGPSPSATVPPSTIVLQEGLDGYDGTRDVYMREDDANTNYNTEFQRSELKLKTGNPRMRALLSFDLTGRLPQCAIITSATLELTTNYYTSDATRAMTVSLYRMRRPWVEDEATWNQAALGDPWGVPGADSASDRDFTSVASVVIANTNAKYSFDITNLVQQWADNPGENYGVLIIGTGNQTVERRFWSSEYSQSVSPRPLLRINWQPCPPTPTPTSTPTPTFTPTNTPTPTFTPTPTLTPTNTPTPTNTPTATNTPTATNTPTATPSTGRIYGTVWDDVTPDGVQTPGEPPLSGIQVRLSDLADHVLRTTYSNGLGTYDFPDLTPGWYRVSVVIPAGYYATTEPSWDVQVLAGWTIPISFGLSPMATRTPTPTPRAPKRLVLPVVMKNVRK; from the coding sequence ATGAAACGAGTGATCAGACTACTCCTGGTTGGGGTGTTCATCGCGGCCCTGCTCGTTGGGTATCTGCTTCCGGCGACACCCGTGAGCGCCGTGCCCCCGCTGCCGTGCAAGTTCTACGGCACGGTCAAGCAGGGAGGCTCCAACGTGCCCCCGGGCACGGAGGTGAGCGCCTGGATCGCGGGCGTGCAGTACGCGACCACGTATGCGTTCAGTTACGCGGGCGAAACATGGTACAACCTGGACGTCCCTGGCGACGACCCCGATACGCCCGGAATCAAGGAGGGCGGCGTCGCGGGCGACATCGTCTCGTTCAAGGTGGGCGATGTCTGGGCCGACCAGACGGGCGTATGGCAGACGGGCGGGAACGTCAACCTGAACCTGACCATTCAGGAACCCACGCCGACCCCGACGGTTACCGGCACGCCGCCAACGGCCACGCCCACGAATACGCCGACGAATACGCCCACGGCCACCAACACGCGAACGGCGACGCCCACGGCCAGCAACACGCCCACGCGGACGCCGACGCCCTTCGGCACGCCCACGCCCACGCCGCCGCCCGTCAAGGTGCGCTTGCAGCGTTCCGCCTCGGGGTTCCCGCTGGTGTGGGATTCGTACATTGTGGAGGACGATCCGGATGCCAACTTCGGCCCGGACCCCAACCGCCACTTCAAGATCAAGCCGGGCCTGCCCAGCAAGAAGGGCCTCATCAAGTTTGACCTGTCGGGGCTGCCTTCGGGCATCACCGTGGTGAAGGCCCGCCTGGGGTTGTTCTACCTCACACGGTACGGCGTGCCCGGGAATTTCACCTTGTCTGCCTACCGCCTGAACCGCGACTGGATTGAGGATCAGGTTACCTGGAACCGCGCCACGTCCGCGGGCGATGGGTTCTGGGAGATTCCAGGGGCCGCGGGCGTGCCATCCGACGTGGAAGGCGCGCCCTCCGGTTCTGTGACCATCGGCGACACGGACAACGTGCGCTACGAGATGGACATCACGGCGCTCGTGCAGGGCTGGGTGAGCGGCATCCCGAACCACGGCGTGTTGCTGGTGGGAAGCGGCCCGACGGCCGACGTTCGGATCTACACGTCGGAAGAACCCAATGTCAACTACCGTCCCTACCTGGACATCTGGTACGTGTACGGCGCGCCCACCTCTACGCCTACGGCTACGCCCGCCGGCCCGTCGCCCACGCCGGGGCCCTCCCCGTCGGCGACCGTCCCGCCGTCCACCATCGTGCTGCAGGAAGGGCTGGACGGCTACGACGGCACGCGCGACGTGTACATGCGCGAGGATGACGCCAACACCAACTACAACACCGAGTTCCAACGCTCTGAATTGAAACTCAAGACGGGCAACCCCCGCATGCGCGCGCTGCTGTCCTTTGACCTGACCGGCCGCTTGCCACAGTGCGCCATCATCACCTCCGCCACGCTGGAACTGACAACGAATTACTATACCAGCGATGCCACACGCGCCATGACGGTGTCCCTGTACCGAATGAGGCGGCCCTGGGTGGAGGATGAGGCAACGTGGAACCAGGCGGCGCTGGGCGATCCGTGGGGCGTGCCTGGCGCGGACTCAGCCAGCGACCGAGATTTCACGTCCGTCGCCTCGGTCGTGATTGCCAACACGAACGCCAAGTACTCGTTTGACATCACCAACCTGGTCCAGCAGTGGGCGGACAATCCGGGCGAGAATTACGGCGTGCTGATCATCGGCACAGGCAACCAGACCGTGGAGCGGCGGTTCTGGTCGTCGGAGTATTCGCAGTCGGTAAGCCCGCGGCCGTTGCTGCGCATCAACTGGCAGCCGTGCCCACCGACGCCCACGCCCACATCCACGCCGACGCCGACGTTCACGCCGACGAATACGCCCACACCCACGTTCACGCCCACGCCAACGCTCACGCCGACGAATACGCCTACGCCCACCAACACGCCCACGGCGACCAACACGCCCACGGCGACCAACACCCCCACGGCGACGCCGAGCACGGGGCGCATCTACGGCACGGTGTGGGATGACGTTACTCCCGACGGCGTGCAGACGCCAGGCGAGCCACCGCTGAGCGGCATCCAGGTGCGCCTGTCGGATTTGGCGGATCACGTGCTGCGTACCACTTATAGCAACGGCCTCGGGACCTACGACTTCCCCGACCTGACGCCGGGGTGGTATCGCGTGTCGGTGGTGATTCCGGCCGGTTATTACGCGACCACCGAACCATCGTGGGACGTCCAGGTGCTGGCGGGCTGGACGATACCGATATCCTTCGGTCTGTCGCCGATGGCCACGCGCACGCCGACGCCCACGCCGCGGGCGCCCAAACGCCTGGTGCTGCCGGTTGTCATG
- a CDS encoding DegT/DnrJ/EryC1/StrS family aminotransferase yields the protein MAVPFVDLKAQYATLKPEIDRAIQAVVDRCDFILGQAVSEFEAEFARFCEVRHAISVANGTDALRLGLLAAGIGPGDEVITAANTFIATTEAISQTGAAFRLVDVDERTYNLNPALLEEAITPRTRAILPVHLYGQPADMEPILDTARRHNLLVMEDACQAHGARYKGRRAGSMGHLAAFSFYPAKNLGAYGDGGAVVTDDEALARQLVLLRNHGQKSKYEHVMEGYCSRLDTLQAAVLRVKLRHLDGWNARRRQVAAWYEERLADLPVVRPFVMPGVEHVYHLYVIRTERRDALRDFLAGRGIGTGMHYPIPLPLTEAYQGLGFRKGQFPVTERLAGEILSLPMFAEMTEAQVDEVAGAVREFFRGPR from the coding sequence ATGGCTGTACCTTTCGTAGATTTGAAGGCCCAGTACGCGACGCTGAAGCCCGAGATAGATCGGGCGATCCAGGCCGTGGTGGATCGCTGCGATTTTATCTTGGGGCAGGCCGTTTCGGAGTTTGAGGCCGAGTTCGCCCGTTTCTGCGAGGTGCGCCACGCCATCAGCGTTGCCAACGGCACCGACGCGCTGCGCCTGGGGCTGCTGGCGGCGGGCATCGGCCCGGGCGACGAGGTGATCACCGCCGCCAACACGTTCATTGCCACCACGGAAGCCATCAGCCAGACCGGCGCGGCATTCCGCCTGGTGGATGTGGACGAGCGGACGTACAACCTGAACCCGGCCCTGCTGGAGGAAGCCATCACGCCGCGCACCCGTGCCATTCTGCCTGTCCACCTGTACGGCCAGCCTGCCGACATGGAGCCGATCCTGGACACGGCGCGCAGGCACAATCTCCTCGTCATGGAGGACGCGTGCCAGGCCCATGGCGCGCGGTACAAGGGGCGCCGCGCGGGGAGCATGGGGCACCTGGCCGCCTTCAGTTTCTATCCGGCCAAGAACCTGGGCGCTTACGGCGACGGTGGCGCGGTCGTAACCGATGACGAGGCCCTGGCGCGGCAGTTGGTCCTCCTGCGCAATCACGGTCAGAAGAGCAAGTACGAGCACGTTATGGAGGGCTATTGCAGCCGACTGGACACCCTGCAGGCGGCGGTGCTGCGCGTGAAGTTGCGCCACCTGGACGGATGGAACGCCCGACGGAGGCAGGTGGCCGCATGGTACGAAGAGCGTTTGGCCGATTTGCCAGTGGTGCGGCCTTTCGTGATGCCCGGCGTGGAGCACGTTTACCATCTGTATGTGATTCGCACGGAGCGCCGAGACGCCCTGCGCGACTTCCTGGCGGGCCGCGGCATCGGCACGGGAATGCACTATCCCATCCCGCTGCCGCTGACCGAGGCGTACCAGGGGCTGGGCTTCCGCAAGGGGCAGTTCCCGGTTACCGAGCGCCTGGCGGGCGAGATTCTCTCGCTGCCCATGTTCGCCGAGATGACCGAGGCGCAGGTGGATGAGGTGGCGGGCGCCGTCCGCGAGTTCTTCAGGGGGCCTCGGTAG
- a CDS encoding beta-1,4-galactosyltransferase — protein MIFVTVGTTDFDALVEEMDRIAPRLGEEVVAQIGRGRYEPRNLRWFRNAPSLEPYYRQADVIVSHGGLGTVVEVASMGKPLVALSNPDRYDRHQDDLLGHMERQGHLIWCKRLADLESDLRRARSMAFRPYTVPPTRIHEVIRDYLARVAAGSEGYGF, from the coding sequence ATGATCTTCGTAACCGTCGGCACGACCGATTTTGACGCGCTGGTGGAGGAGATGGATCGCATCGCGCCGCGGCTGGGCGAGGAAGTCGTGGCGCAGATCGGGCGCGGGCGCTACGAGCCGCGCAACCTGCGCTGGTTCCGCAACGCGCCCTCGCTGGAGCCGTACTACCGCCAGGCCGATGTCATCGTGTCGCACGGCGGCCTGGGGACGGTCGTAGAGGTGGCGAGCATGGGCAAGCCGCTGGTGGCTCTGAGCAACCCGGACCGCTACGACCGCCACCAGGACGACTTGCTGGGCCACATGGAGCGCCAGGGCCACCTGATCTGGTGCAAGCGCCTGGCCGACTTGGAGTCCGATTTGCGGCGGGCGCGCTCCATGGCGTTCAGGCCCTACACGGTGCCGCCCACGCGCATCCACGAGGTGATTCGGGACTACCTGGCCCGCGTTGCCGCCGGTTCGGAGGGGTACGGGTTCTGA
- a CDS encoding glycosyltransferase gives MRVLVVTNMYPTADKPAFGTFVRDQVESLRALGVDVDVFFMDGKASRLNYARGFADLRRHLRRHAPYDLIHAHYVFSGLVAISQRRLPVVLTHHGIEVVLGWQGHLCRWITPRVDAVIVTSRGVKGALGDEDAVVIPCGVDMARFAPMPQAEARARLGLPSDAKLVLFAGEPRPEKRLEIIQAAVGLLASEDSRVQLVIASNRPHAEMPLYMNACDALALASDFEGSPMVIKEAMACNLPIVSVDVGDVAEIMGGTEGCYLCERTPEDMAAKLRLALARGGRTDGRQRVAHLSLEATARQILAVYERVLATRRASRVR, from the coding sequence ATGCGCGTGCTCGTCGTAACGAACATGTACCCGACGGCGGACAAGCCCGCCTTCGGCACGTTCGTGCGCGACCAGGTGGAATCGCTGCGCGCCCTCGGGGTTGACGTGGACGTGTTCTTCATGGACGGCAAGGCGAGCCGCCTGAACTACGCGCGCGGGTTTGCCGATTTGCGCCGCCACCTGCGCCGACACGCGCCCTACGACCTCATCCACGCGCACTATGTGTTTTCGGGGCTGGTGGCGATCAGCCAGCGCCGATTGCCCGTCGTGCTCACGCACCACGGCATTGAGGTCGTCCTGGGGTGGCAGGGCCACCTGTGCCGCTGGATCACGCCGCGCGTGGACGCCGTTATCGTTACGTCGCGCGGGGTGAAGGGCGCGCTGGGCGACGAAGATGCCGTCGTCATCCCGTGCGGCGTGGACATGGCGCGGTTCGCGCCCATGCCCCAGGCCGAGGCGCGTGCCCGTTTGGGGCTGCCCTCGGACGCCAAACTCGTTCTATTTGCGGGCGAGCCGCGGCCCGAGAAGCGGCTGGAGATCATCCAGGCGGCGGTGGGGCTGCTGGCGTCGGAGGACAGCCGCGTGCAGTTGGTCATTGCGTCCAACCGCCCGCACGCGGAGATGCCGCTGTACATGAACGCTTGCGACGCGCTGGCGTTGGCGTCGGATTTTGAGGGGTCGCCGATGGTCATCAAGGAGGCGATGGCGTGCAACCTGCCCATCGTCTCGGTGGATGTGGGCGACGTGGCCGAGATCATGGGCGGCACCGAGGGGTGCTACCTGTGCGAACGCACGCCAGAGGACATGGCGGCGAAACTGCGCCTGGCCCTGGCGCGCGGGGGCCGCACCGACGGTCGGCAGCGCGTGGCGCACCTGTCGCTGGAGGCCACGGCCCGACAGATTCTGGCGGTGTACGAGCGCGTGTTGGCCACGCGACGGGCATCGCGGGTTAGGTGA
- a CDS encoding beta-galactosidase — protein sequence MGRRTWLWIALLGALLGPLMMPLVGPVAAADPEAGDTIVLSGIRVLGDPDGVDAAVIPGGGRPGVYIARDADNLDPGFYPILGGHQTFTWKQLEPSEGVYDWSRIDNYLAAASAKGKPVGLHIVTYNGRRGGVVIPDWVRTACPGLIFTATASSGYSSTDYPPLEAIKYHNSCYQTRYFNFIYALGARYKDDPRVEFILAGTGLYGETQPGDDAYDAAFQNAGLTYDLWRAYVRETARAYAIAFGGTGNSTRWPSKSVMILNAPTYTHRCNRSEIMSDVAPMGVGNMVAGLLADEDAVVITPPYSQAGCGRLDPLISVQGTLPVGHEAYWYLTPHEYLAYWGLLGALGHQVDNQSHPVDYLTVDYTLTDWRGWMFADPSGNPRTEVMDYFRWALPYFGKTAANAPSVWVAMRDSGYTWYPQWGNYSYYLYQDDSIAGGRTKVVTYRGGIDPDDGSQAALVNSLVPKGYSSYNTNIQTNVNLGGAWAGKESWITRRTDQASGNRYMWFKIDDGFLFGGSNTVTIKVTYFDYGTDSWKIDYDAVGGVQRSTDIVVKTNSRTWKTHTFVITDARMANGLLGASDFRLDCNNDGDEYIHFVDVSKGGGSSANFNIPLRMGWNFVSVPLTLANTNVETVLAPISGSYGKVYTYDAFDTADPWKVYDVSLPPFLNDLTQINNTKGLWLWATQSTTWTVSGSWAASTAIPLKTGANLVGYPGQTAKSVADALATIAGKYTKVYTYDAFDDADPWKVYDTSLPPFLNDLSQIQPGRAYWIYVTQDCTLTVTN from the coding sequence ATGGGACGTAGAACATGGCTTTGGATCGCTTTGTTGGGGGCGCTGCTTGGCCCTCTGATGATGCCGTTGGTGGGGCCCGTTGCGGCCGCTGATCCTGAAGCGGGCGACACGATCGTTCTGAGCGGCATCCGCGTCCTCGGCGACCCCGACGGCGTGGACGCGGCGGTGATTCCGGGCGGAGGGCGCCCAGGCGTTTACATCGCGCGCGATGCGGACAACCTGGACCCGGGCTTCTATCCCATCCTCGGCGGGCACCAGACGTTCACCTGGAAGCAATTGGAGCCTTCCGAAGGCGTTTATGACTGGAGCAGGATAGACAATTACCTGGCCGCGGCGAGCGCCAAGGGGAAACCGGTCGGCCTGCACATCGTTACGTACAACGGACGCCGGGGCGGCGTGGTCATCCCCGACTGGGTCCGAACCGCATGCCCTGGCCTCATCTTTACCGCCACGGCCAGTTCGGGCTACAGCAGCACCGACTATCCACCGCTGGAGGCCATCAAGTATCACAATTCCTGCTATCAGACCCGCTACTTCAACTTCATCTACGCCCTGGGCGCGCGGTACAAGGACGACCCGCGCGTGGAATTCATCCTTGCGGGCACCGGGCTTTACGGCGAGACACAGCCCGGCGACGATGCCTATGACGCCGCGTTCCAGAATGCGGGCTTGACCTACGACCTGTGGCGCGCTTATGTGCGCGAGACCGCGCGCGCCTATGCCATCGCGTTCGGGGGGACCGGCAACAGCACCCGCTGGCCGTCCAAGTCCGTCATGATCCTCAACGCGCCCACGTACACGCACCGCTGCAACCGTTCGGAAATCATGTCCGACGTGGCGCCCATGGGGGTTGGCAACATGGTGGCGGGGCTTCTGGCCGATGAGGACGCCGTCGTCATCACGCCGCCATATTCGCAGGCGGGGTGTGGCCGCCTGGACCCGCTGATTTCCGTGCAGGGAACGTTACCGGTGGGCCACGAAGCCTACTGGTATCTCACCCCTCACGAGTACCTGGCGTATTGGGGGCTTCTGGGAGCGCTGGGGCATCAGGTGGACAACCAGTCGCATCCCGTGGATTATCTCACCGTGGACTACACGCTCACCGATTGGCGCGGGTGGATGTTTGCCGATCCCAGCGGCAACCCCCGCACCGAGGTGATGGACTACTTCCGCTGGGCGTTGCCCTACTTCGGCAAGACGGCCGCCAACGCCCCCAGCGTTTGGGTGGCCATGCGCGACTCGGGCTACACGTGGTATCCCCAGTGGGGCAACTACTCCTACTATCTGTACCAGGATGACTCCATCGCTGGCGGGCGCACCAAAGTCGTTACCTACCGCGGCGGCATAGACCCTGACGATGGTAGCCAGGCTGCGCTGGTCAACTCGCTGGTGCCCAAAGGGTACTCATCGTATAACACGAACATCCAGACCAACGTCAACCTGGGCGGGGCTTGGGCAGGCAAGGAGTCGTGGATCACCCGCCGCACCGACCAGGCCAGCGGCAACCGCTACATGTGGTTCAAGATAGACGACGGGTTCCTGTTCGGCGGGAGCAACACGGTTACCATCAAGGTTACGTATTTTGACTATGGCACCGACTCGTGGAAGATAGACTACGACGCGGTCGGCGGCGTACAGCGGAGCACGGATATTGTGGTCAAGACGAACTCGCGCACGTGGAAGACCCATACCTTCGTCATCACCGACGCGCGCATGGCCAACGGCCTGCTGGGCGCCAGCGACTTTCGCCTGGACTGCAACAACGACGGCGACGAGTACATCCACTTCGTGGACGTGAGCAAGGGCGGCGGCAGCAGCGCGAACTTCAACATTCCGCTGCGCATGGGCTGGAACTTCGTGTCCGTGCCCCTCACCCTGGCCAACACGAACGTGGAAACCGTCCTCGCGCCCATCAGCGGCTCCTACGGCAAGGTGTACACCTACGACGCCTTTGACACGGCCGACCCGTGGAAGGTGTACGACGTGAGCCTGCCGCCGTTCCTCAACGACCTCACGCAGATCAACAACACCAAGGGGCTGTGGCTCTGGGCTACGCAGAGCACCACGTGGACGGTCAGCGGCTCGTGGGCCGCGTCCACGGCCATTCCGCTCAAGACGGGCGCGAACCTGGTGGGCTACCCAGGCCAGACGGCCAAATCGGTGGCCGATGCGCTGGCGACCATTGCGGGGAAGTACACAAAGGTGTATACTTATGACGCCTTTGACGACGCCGACCCGTGGAAGGTGTACGATACATCGTTGCCGCCGTTCCTGAATGACCTGTCGCAGATTCAGCCGGGAAGGGCCTATTGGATTTACGTAACGCAGGATTGCACCTTGACGGTTACGAATTAA